A part of Pararhizobium sp. A13 genomic DNA contains:
- a CDS encoding phasin family protein, translated as MFNFEDANKKSKETMDTILKSYAALTKAFQAIATEAADYSKKAFEDSVAHIEKISTVKSVEAAFELQTSYVKSAYEGYIAEATKIGEMYADLAKDAYKPYEAPVAKATAAVKSATAAAA; from the coding sequence ATGTTCAATTTCGAAGATGCAAACAAGAAAAGCAAAGAAACGATGGATACGATTTTGAAGAGCTATGCAGCGTTGACAAAGGCTTTTCAGGCGATCGCCACCGAAGCCGCAGACTATTCGAAGAAGGCGTTTGAAGACAGCGTTGCTCACATCGAAAAGATCAGCACCGTCAAGAGCGTCGAAGCTGCTTTCGAGCTGCAGACCAGCTACGTCAAGTCTGCTTATGAAGGCTATATCGCCGAAGCCACGAAAATCGGCGAAATGTACGCCGATCTCGCCAAGGACGCCTACAAGCCGTACGAAGCACCGGTCGCCAAGGCCACGGCTGCCGTCAAGTCGGCTACCGCTGCCGCTGCGTAA
- a CDS encoding DUF3126 family protein, whose translation MKPEEIRKLEAYFKRTFNQSMVIKARPKKDESAEVYLGDEFLGVVFRDEEDGELSYNFSMAILDIDL comes from the coding sequence TTGAAGCCCGAAGAAATCAGAAAGCTCGAAGCCTATTTCAAGCGCACTTTCAACCAGTCGATGGTCATCAAGGCGCGTCCGAAGAAGGACGAGTCGGCCGAAGTTTACCTCGGCGATGAGTTTCTGGGCGTTGTCTTCCGCGATGAGGAAGACGGCGAGCTGTCCTACAATTTTTCGATGGCCATTCTCGACATCGACCTCTAA
- the clpS gene encoding ATP-dependent Clp protease adapter ClpS, whose product MIAMPVWMQKDSDGDGGNANRGTSVITRTKPKTKKPSLYRVLLLNDDYTPMEFVIHILERFFQKDREAATLIMLHVHNHGVGECGVFTYEVAETKVTQVMDFARQHQHPLQCVMEKK is encoded by the coding sequence ATGATCGCCATGCCGGTCTGGATGCAAAAAGACAGCGACGGGGATGGGGGCAATGCCAATCGCGGCACGTCCGTCATCACTCGGACAAAGCCGAAGACCAAGAAGCCGAGCCTGTACCGCGTACTGCTTTTGAACGACGACTACACGCCCATGGAATTTGTGATCCATATTCTGGAGCGGTTTTTCCAGAAGGATCGCGAGGCGGCAACACTGATCATGCTGCACGTTCACAATCACGGCGTGGGTGAATGCGGTGTATTCACCTACGAAGTTGCCGAAACCAAAGTGACGCAAGTGATGGATTTCGCCCGCCAGCATCAGCACCCGCTGCAATGCGTCATGGAAAAGAAATGA
- the cysE gene encoding serine O-acetyltransferase has product MVARTDIRPTETVKIMDPIWDSLQEEARAAAQQDPLLAAFLYSTIINQHSLEDSVIYRICERLDHPDLQANLLRQTFAEMLEDWPEWGAILRVDIQAVYDRDPACTRFLEAILYFKGFHAIQTHRLAHWLLNRGRRDFALYLQSRSSSVFQTDINPAARIGKGIFLDHATGLVVGETAVVGDNVSILHGVTLGGTGKEGSDRHPKIGNGVLIGAGAKILGNIHIGNCSRVAAGSVVLKEVPAKTTVAGVPARVVGEAGCSEPSRSMDQLLVSFEI; this is encoded by the coding sequence ATGGTCGCCAGAACTGACATACGCCCGACCGAGACCGTGAAGATCATGGACCCGATCTGGGACAGCCTGCAGGAGGAGGCGCGCGCCGCCGCCCAGCAGGATCCGTTGCTTGCGGCATTTCTCTATTCGACCATCATCAACCAGCATTCCCTGGAAGACAGCGTCATCTATCGCATCTGCGAGCGCCTCGATCACCCCGATCTCCAGGCCAACCTTCTGCGCCAGACCTTCGCCGAGATGCTGGAGGACTGGCCGGAATGGGGCGCCATCCTGCGCGTCGATATCCAGGCTGTCTACGACCGTGACCCGGCCTGCACGCGGTTCCTGGAGGCAATCCTCTATTTCAAGGGCTTCCATGCAATCCAGACCCACCGGCTGGCGCACTGGCTGCTGAACCGCGGCCGCCGCGATTTCGCCCTCTACCTGCAAAGCCGGTCGTCCTCGGTCTTCCAAACGGACATCAATCCGGCGGCGCGCATCGGCAAGGGCATCTTCCTCGATCACGCAACGGGCCTTGTGGTCGGCGAGACGGCGGTGGTCGGTGACAATGTCTCGATCCTGCATGGCGTCACGCTTGGTGGCACTGGCAAAGAGGGCAGCGATCGACATCCGAAGATCGGCAATGGCGTGCTGATCGGCGCCGGTGCCAAAATCCTCGGCAATATTCACATCGGCAATTGCTCGCGTGTCGCAGCAGGCTCCGTCGTGCTCAAGGAGGTTCCGGCGAAAACCACTGTAGCCGGTGTTCCGGCGCGCGTCGTCGGAGAAGCAGGCTGCTCCGAGCCGTCGCGCTCCATGGACCAGTTGCTCGTTTCCTTCGAGATCTGA